The Arachis hypogaea cultivar Tifrunner chromosome 14, arahy.Tifrunner.gnm2.J5K5, whole genome shotgun sequence DNA window tACGTTGCCTTCTTTGAGTGCTGGGTCTTGTTTGAGTATTGCGCTTTGCTTCCTTGGCCAAAAGTCACGAAAAAGGTGGAAagagtgaacgctacgttcacttccAAAGTGAACGCTGGCCTAAAAGTGTTGCTGAGTGTggtttttgggccttaaagatgcctatcatttatgcttcaatttcatgccaaatatagattgctatatatcgttggaaagctctaaatgtaagctttccaatgcaactagaagagCATCAATTGGatatttgtagctcaagttatggtcctttgaagaaGACATGGTCACGCTGTTTTGGAGGCCGAAAACGTTCACTTTagtgaacgtggcgttcacttagtgaacgcTGCATTAGAGGCCAAAGTTAGCACCAGCTTCTGAGGCCCAAACTTaatgttcaccccatactattatatatcgttggaaagctttggatgtctactttcaaatgcaTTTGAGAGCGCATCATTTAAAGCTCTACAGCTCAAGTTATCCTCCTTGGAAGATggagaggtcagctggccttactgcaggttgatactatgttcatctttgcactttcggggtaagttttctccctcagatttagtgtccaccatgcaatgccatatatgcttggaaaggtCTAGAtccctactttccaatgccactaaaataacctcatttggagttttgtagctcaagttattcttattggagtgtgaagaggtcagggttgcaaatcctctttgctccttttgagcttaattgagcttaatttgtgcttctttgcttctttttctacatatttcctacaaagtttatcaaatcaaaagatcaaagaaatataccatttaagcacaaaagcattcaatatttaagcactaatcatcaatttcttgtatgaaaagcatagaaaaacatgatatgatgacttgtcatcactaggtgccttggggtacaacaggtacgtgaccaatggctctttccaccacaacggaagtatttatcctcaattgatttactttgcccattgttcctttctttatcccacttttggtgagatcctttcttgtgaatataattcttcttcctttcataatttttcttattaccaAAATCTtatcatttacctcttctggggtaatgatttgctgcatttacttcagaaaatggggcggcgccagctgtgCGCGCTTCATGATTCCTTAGAAGCaattcattgttgcgttcagcaacaagaaggcaagaaattaactcagaatattttttaaagtctttttctcgatactgctactacaggagcacattcgaggcatggaaggtcgaaaaaattttctctaacatatcgagtttgaggaagtatcaccgtcttttgatgattgtaccttttTTCAAGGTCTTTCCGCAGatttgcaggatcttttaatgtgggatatttatttttcaatcatacgtcaagatgacgatgaaggaAAATCATAGttttggctttatctttctgggatgtattattttcagtcttaatggtatctccaagatccattgaatcaagatggattttagcatctaatatccatgataaataattattttcagatatatcaagagaattaaattcaagatgagagagtttcgacataataaaaatttgttacctggagtCTTCTAAAATTTGGTTAGAGTCTCGTGTTGATAACGTGTTGTAGAATAAATAACGATGATATATAAActaaagaagtataaatagaagactctagcattaatataattagctcaataaaaatgattcatatatttatatgtaataacacacacagagaaagagagagaatggtGTATATTGTTCCTCAGTTACTTCTCTATTTATAAAAAAACATTTTAcatttttcaacttcattaatTTGATTTACCTTAAAacaatctattctattatataaaaatcggatgtctgcacttaatgatgaaactgacgtggcatgcttcagagagtgtttcccgatttaattgttttaactcattcaatataatttattgcactgacttaattatatcaactaattgatttaattagatatttaaatattaatataattaatataatttattataatttatattacttaattaattatattacattaattataattcgttatattagtgaattagtcttttcatttataaagtctaaaataaaataaataaattgttatttattctaattaaattatttatatactatatatgaaTTAACGTTAATTTATAAAACATAGAACTTGTGGATTGTGATAAAAACGCAAATAAAAAAAACGCATACAATTATAGAAGAATTatatctttcctttttatttatttttaaccatcgttttagattttattttttttaaaaccaatgaTAGTAGAATTTTATTGATGCTAGATAAAATTATAGAAGAATCAAATCATAATTTGCATTTATTAATGctagataaaattataaattgttgcTCTTTCAATCAAATCGATCATACcacatacaaaaataaattaaattaaataaatcgaatttacatttctatataaatcgaattgaataaatTCGATTTAGGCAAATACGTAGTAAATTGAATTTATAAGGTTCGAATTATATGCAACTTCTGAATAATTATAATGTTAtggatattttatataaaaattaatacaaaaataatttaaattccgtgcaatattttttttgtatttatgagCAATTAAAAATGAACGAAAAAATAttgtataaaatttgaattttttttatatagattgttgtataaaatactaatatcattataattatttattttgaaacagaGTACAACTAAGATTTTActaacaattttaaataaaatatttttataaaattttaaaattttttattatgagcactttttgtaattattataaataattttataaaatttaaaaatgacttAACAGATGTTATGAGTAAACCGTCTgacaaaaaaattgattataaaatcggtcatatatgtgattaatcGGTGAACCGTTAGAACTGGTCGATTTTTTTTAAAGGGTTTCTAGTTTGTTAATAACTCCTCCAAACGGTAccgttttgacttaaaaaaaaaactgaatccCCAACGGCTTAAGCCCGTAACCCATTCCCACTCCCACACTCCTCTCCcctcctctctgaaattgacgtgaaattttgaaattgaaagaagaacccTAACTCCACAAATCGTAAGCCCGCAGCCGTCGCAGCGTCAGACTTAGAGAGAGCGTGCTgagatagaagaagaaaatattatAGTTAAAGCAATAGCAGAGGCTGAAGGTCAAGCGCATGAAGCAATTGACTGAGGATCATAAAAAGAGAATGCTTATAGAACAGATGCAGGGTGAAAGAGATAAATGGCTTGCTGCGATCAACACATCCTTTGGTCATATTGAAGGTTTGCAACTGTTAACAAACCTTTTGGGAATTATATCAGATTAAGAAACAAAAAATTGGTGCTATATATCAAATCTTATTTTCATACCCTTTTTATTCTGTACGTCTTGAAATGCCAGTATTTATGATACATGATGATTTGCcaacatacaaaaataaaataatttcatgccttttcaaaattttttgtgaTTTACAGTACCTAATTATTGCATGTAAATACGGTGATTTCCTCTTTAGCATATATTgcttcttattttgatttttcaaaattaaaccgcATTTTACCATGTAAATGAAACACAATAAATGTTGGCCGTTAATTTCTATcctaattttgataattattttattttattgatatgatTCAGATTCTTTAATCCTGAATAGTCCAAAAACTTTCCGTCTTTTTTCTTAGTTGGATTTTGATAGAAACGTCAAGATTTTTGCAATCCTTACCAATACTGGGGCTGAACTGTGCTGTGACTCTCTATAAATATAGCATGGATGATCACCATACTTACTGTTTATCTGTACTGAAATTCATAATATTTGAGTAATTTTGTTGTGGCAGGTAGCAATGGCCGTTAATTTCTATcctaattttgataattattttattttattgatatgatTCAGATTCTTTAATCTTGAATAGTCCAAAAACTTTTTGTCTTttttcttagttgaattttgataGAAACGTCAAGATTTTTACAATCCTTACCAATATTGGGGCTGAACAGTGCTGTGACTCTCTATAAATATAGCATGGATGATCACCATACTTACTGTTTATCTGTACTGAAATTCATAATATTTGAGTAATTTTGTTGTGGCAGGTAGCAATGGCCGTTAATTTCTATcctaattttgataattattttattttattgatatgatTCAGATTCTTTAATCCTGAATAGTCCAAAAATTTTTCGTCTTTTTTCTTAGTTGGATTTTGATAGAAACGTCAAGATTTTTGCAATCCTTACCAATACTGGGGCTGAACAGTGTTGTGACTCTCTATAATATAGCATGGATGATCACCATACTTACTATTTATCTGTATTGAAATTCATAATATTTGAGTAATTTTGTTGTGGCAGGTAGCAATGGCAGCTAGGTGAATTCATGTGCCATGTGGTGAAtttcacaatattttttttatctttcactAAATATGAAGACTTTGATTTTTAGGTATGATCTCATCAAGTTTATCAATGCTGGTCCAGAGCATAAGGTGTGAAAGCTCAAAGTACATGTCATTAGACTTTGGACCGTTTCTCACTTTGCAAATTCTGGGGTGAAGGCACCTATTGAGATGGTTGTCCTTGATGAAGAGGTAAAATCTTCTCTTTGCATTTGAGATTTATTTTCGTAATGACTGAGCAATAAACCTCATTTATCTATGACTCTATAAAACTAATGCATTCAGGGGGATACAATTCAATGCTCTATTAAAGGCATATTTGTTCCTATCTTCGAGGGCCTACTACTCGCTGAGGGCAACGTGTACGTGGTCACTAATTTCACAATTTCTTTGAATACCATCAAGTTCAAGCCTACTAGACACGAATTTAGAATAAACTTCAACAGGGACACGAATGTGCGTCCGGTACAAGACTCTTCAGTTTCATTGAACAGATTCAATTTTGTTCCGTTCAAAAAAATTCATGCAGAGTCTAAAGAAAATGGTTATTTAGTTGGTAAGTACTTTGTTAGAGTAATCTATCACGCATGTGTTGTTTAATTCTTTGAAGTCTATATTTAACGCAAAataatttatcataatttttgTATTACATAATATGTCTATATTTAATGTATGTCATTTGAATTGGCTGATGCGTCATTTTTTGTTATAGGTATAGtactaaaaaaattgtattatttagtaaaattattcttcaattcattaattattggctttgttttctattattttgtgttttattttaacACATCTAAACATAGATTTCATATATATAACAACTAAAGAATTAGTACCTTTAAAGGAATCGTTGGTAACAAGTACTAACCTATTTATTTTTCGTTTCTTCACGAACTTCAATTTCTAGGCTCTAACTATTTATTAAcagtcttttatatttttatttttaagaaaattaaaaaaatctgatTTCAACATGGATGaaactttgaaaaagatatgtcatTTTTTGACAAAAATTTGAGCAGATAGAGTTTTGTTAATGGAAAGATTGGTGCCTTTATTTTGTAGATGTGATAGGTCAACTTGCCTCTAAGGGTAACTTGGTCGAGTTCACATGGGACGGGAAGCCGTCAAGTTATATCATGATAGAACTTGATGATCTTGAGTAATGCttaatatcttttttatagtagcttttgttttaaaatattattttgcaaTTTTGTGCCTCTCTTTACTTTACAAGCATTCCTATTTCTTATAGGGGTGGACAGAAATTAAGGGTAACGTTGTGGCAGACTTTGGCTTTTAACTTGATCAAATATTTGGAGGAACACCCATGTCTTACCTATGTGGTTATTCTCCAAATGGGCAAGATGAAATTTTATAgtggtttatttattttactgGTATTTGAATGCATGTTTTGTGTCATCATATGCTTCtggtattttctttaatttgttatgCCTTTTTGTAGGGGTCATGGGTGTTTCCAACATAATCTACAATTCGAAACTATTTATCAATGTTGAGTTTCCAGCTGCCAGGAATTTCTTTACAAGGTACAGTGTATAGATCAGTAGTGTGGCCAGCAGAATATTTATACAAGGCTTTTGATTATTTAACTATTAGCAAAtttcataaattttgatttaaaaatgtaAGGGTGAACAAATTGGATCCTGTTGACGGACAAAGCATAATGCTACTGGTCTGTGATCAACCTGTTTCAATTGAGGAAGATTTTTTGCGTATGTCAATCTACAAAACAATTGTCGAGATAAAGGAGCATAATCAGGTAAAAttctttctttattaatcttcctttttttttcaattattatgtCTAATGTTTGTTGGATCATAATCTCAATTGTTGTGTTGTACCCTTACATCCATTGATTTTAGGATGCTGTATTTGTTACTGCTGGGACAATTAAGGAAGTTGAGACCGAGTTTGGTTGGTGGTACAAAGGATGTAAGAAGTGTCGTCGTGGCTTAAGAGAACTTGAGAAAAGATATTTCTGTCCCAATTGCGTTGAAGACTACGGGTTCTATGTACCAAGGTATGACTCACGATACTTTTTTAACATTGACACACTACATACTCTGTCTAAGAAAATAATGGTAtaaactaattatttgtattatttctTGATAAATTTTGTTGTTGAATTCTATCATTCATGATTCAGTTAGCCTAATAAGTTAAAGATAATTGATTTTAAATAAGCCTAACCATCTCTTTCAAAGCATAACATATAGCAAGAGTTAAACATAATTAACCAAATAAAAGGGTTTCATTGACTTAAAAGTGTCGAagaacaataataatacaaattttgaCGTACATAAAAATGTGCATCAGATTACTACAAGTCAAAGAACAGTGTGTCGAGAAACTGGTACCTCATCTAATATTCTCAGTTTACAATCCAGTGAAGATAAAGGTGACATTTTTCTCACTGTAATTGACTCatatttatctaaatttaatttatatcagtttaatgattaaaattttctatatatTTCTCATTACTCATTCATAGGGAAGCAACTATCTATGTATGGTTTACACTGTGCCTCACATGGAATTTGACAGAAAAATACTCCTAATTATGTAAGACCTTCTACATCAGAGATAAGATCTAAATCTTTAACTCTACGGACGGATCCCTCATTGACAAGAACTCCACTGTCCGTGTTAACAAATAGTACGTATAATTAATGATTGCCAAATGATTCATACACCAATATTTAACAAAATGTATACTTCATTGAAAATCATTTATATAACATAGATTTATTACAATTCTAGCATACTCCAGTGTACAAGGACCCGCTAATAATCTAACGAAAAAATATAAGGACATTTAATTCAATGTTTTATTTTACATCAATGGCCAGAAAAATTGACCGAGGGGTGAACAATGGGACTGCTCCTCCAATTTTTAAGCTTGGGGTCAAAACTACCATAGCATTGGTAGCTTACTTCCTCCTGATAGTTTGCGACCAACATTTGCCCAGCTATATATCTATAACACAGAAAATGAGATTGATAATCGAATAGGCACACTTCGGTAATTTTCATGCAAACAgtcaaattttttagttatttcttatctgtgagagaaaataacataaattttattatttttttcgtagCTCCAATAAAGCTATAAATGAGCGGGATAGAGAAATTGTTGCAATATTAAGAAACATGCTAGACAAATATAATAGTTTGGCAAAAAATTTTCGCTATGCAAGAGATAGGTACCAACAGAAAAATTGCACAAACATAAAGTTTAAGTTGATTAGTAAAAGGACTAAAGATGGCaagacatacaacttgccatctgCATCTGAAGTGGCTGCATTGATTATTGGCGATGTCGAACAACTTAGCAAAGATAGAGATATTATTATAGAGAGTCAATCTAGAAAGCTCCAGCGGATTGATGTTTTTCATCCATCTTATTTAGCCTTGCAATATCCATTGTTGTTTTCGTATGGGGAGGATGGATTTTGTTTAGGTATTGAAACATCAGATTCTATCTCTGCTAGGcctacaaagaaaaacaaaacaatcaCTTTGTGACAATTCTTTGCTTTTCGACTACAAAAAAGGACGGGTGAATCTCCGTTAATTTTGAGATCAAAGAGATTATTCCAACAGTTTCTGGTAGATGCCTACACAATGGTGGAATCAGAGAGGTTAAAATTCTTTAGGTGTAAACAACCACAGTTGAGGGTTGATAAATACAAATGTCTACATGAAAATCTTATAATCGGGGATGTAGATGCTGCAAGGCTTAGCAAAAGAATCATTCTTCCCAGTACTTTTACCAGTGGACCTAGGTATATGATGAATAATTGTAAAGATGCATTTGCAATTTGCAGATATGCAGGATATCCTAGCTATTTTATCACCATGACCTGTAACCCTGAATGGGATGAGATAAAAAAAGAAGTGACTTCCATTGGATTGAAGGCAGAAGACCGTCCTAATATATTGTGTCGAGTTTTCAAGATCAAGCTTGATGGTTTGATTGATGACCTAAAAGAGGAAAAAATCTTTGGAAAAATTTTGGGATGTAAGTCTGTGTTTATGCAACGCTTTATTAAAATCTTATGTTGTAATGCTTTGCTCAtttgtctttttcaattttcagacGTTTGCACTGTAGGGTTTCAAAAGAGAGGGCTTCCGCATGCACATATCCTTTTATTCATGAGTAACGAGTTCAAGCCATAAACACCAGatgacatagacaaacatataacaGCTGAGATTCCTGATGAAAATGAAAGGCCAAATCTACATGGAGCTATTCAAAATTACATGGTACATGGTCCATGTGGTCCGTACAACAAGAATTCACCTTGCATGAAGAATGGATCATGTTCAAAGTTCTATCCTAAAGAGTTTAGACAGCGAACACTCATTGATGAGGCCAGATTTCCCAAATAAAGGTATACTGATAACGGTCAAACAGTGAAGAAAAGGGAATGTGTACTAGACAATAAGTTCATTGTTCCGTATAATCCAGAATTGTTGCTCAAGTTTGGGTGCCACATAAAGGTGGAATATACATGTCAAACAAGTTCTATTAAGTATCTGTTTAAGTATGTACACAAGGGTAATGACTGCGTAACAGTTACTCTATACAATGCTGGTGATCTGTCAGAAGCCACACAAGTTGTTGACGAAATTAGGAATTACTACAATTGTAGGTACATTTCGGCATGTGAGGCAGTCTGGCGTCTATTTGGATAcgaaatccaagagaaagaaccATTTGTGATTAGACTTCCATTCCATTTGGAGGATGAGCAACCTTTGGTTTCTGGTGAAACTTCTAATGTGAATGATATCGTCGAAAGAGCAATATCTCATAAGTCCATGTTTTTGGGATGGATGGCGGCGAACATGTCATATCCCTATGCTCGAAGTCTGACTTATCTTGAGTTTCCAACCAAGTTTGTTTGGAAGGACGATTCTTCAAAGTGGTTTCCTCGAAAGAAAAGCTTTGCAATTGGAAGGTTGACTCATGTACCTGCAGGTAATGACAagtttatattcaattttgatcttacttatttaatgatttaaatttaaaatcttaatagCCTGTACCCCACGTCCATTTTATTCGATTTATctacactaaaaaataaatatttaaataactttCAACAGTTATAATCTGtagattatacaattttttattttctatattttttaggaAACTTATTCTTATGCGGATGTGTAGctacataataattaaaatagcgTAGCTTAATCCATTTAACAACTTAAAAGTGGGATTTTAACCAAGTTTTTTGCAGCAAATACTGAAGAATATTACCAACGACTTCTCTTGAATACTCAAAGAGGATGTATGAGTTTTCGAGATATAAGAACAGTAGGAGGAACAATTTATACTATGTATAGAGATGCATGCTTCGTCCTTGAACTCTTGTAAGATGACAAAGAATTTATTGATGCAATTAAGGAAGCAATCTCATGGGCCTCAGGATCATATGTTAGGAGGTTATTTGTCATTCTATTAACATCCAACAATATCTCAAGACCAGAACATGTCTGGGATAGATGTTGGCATGAACTCTCAGATGATATTTTGTATCGACAGAGAGCCGTGATGAACATGAGGGGTGAGTTTTTATTAATTACAGTGATAAAAGTTTTTTCTTATTGatcatttttagtttaattgaatttttttagtaTTGTATAATATGCAGAGTTAACAATGTCAGATGATGAGATTAAGCAGTTGTGCTTAATGGATATAGACAATATCTTACATTCCTATAGTAAAACCTTGAAAGACTATCCTCCTATGCCTTTAGCAACTGAAGTTGATAGTTCTTTGTTAACCGAAAGTGTTATTAGGGAAGATCTAAACTTTAACATGGATGATTTAAAGAAAAATGCCTCAGACATGTTAGCCATCGCAACACCTGAGCAGAGATATGCATTCGATAAAATTGTTACAGCTGTGTATTATGATGAAGAGGGTTTTTCTTTGTGTATGGTCATGGGGATACTGGAAAAATATTTCTCTGGAACCCTATGTCTGCTGAGATTCGCTCAAGGGGTGATATAGTGTTAAATGTTACTTCGAGTGGTATTGCATCTTTACTTCTTCCCAATGGAAGAACGACACACTCAAGGTTCAAAATACTGCTGAATATAACTGAGGATTCTGTATGTAACATCAAACCTGGTTCCCCTCAAGCAATGTTGCCGTTGAAAGCCAAACTTATAATTTGGGATGAGGCTCCAATCGTTAGTAGGTACTGCTATGAAGCGCTGATAAATGCTTGGGTCATATCATGAGGTGTTCTCCAACATATAGCAAAGATTTTCCCTTTGGAGGAAAAGTGATTGTACTAGGTGGAGACTTTAGACAAATTCTTCCTGTCATTCCACGAGGATCGAGACAAGACATCGTTCATTCAACTGTGAATTCGTGTTACCTTTGAAATTTTTGTCAGGTTctcaaactaacaaaaaatatgagACTCTCTGTAGGGACGACTGCTTCAGATCAAGATGAGACAGAGCAATTTGGTGAGTGGTTATTGAAAGTTGGTGATGGTCTAATAGGTGACAATATGGATGGTGAATCTGAGATATGTCTTCCAggagatattgttattccttctTCGGACTAggcatttgatgagttggttcatttttcttatccaaatattttggaAAACATGTCTTCAAAGGATTTTTTTCAAAGCAAGAACTATACTGGCTCCCACACTAGACATCGTTGAAGAGGTCAACAACCATCTGATGGCTATCATTCCTGGAGGGGAAAAATTATATCTTAGTTCGGATTCCATTTGTATGGATGAAGGGAATATGGAGAGTCAACTAGATATCTATAGTCCTGAATTACTGAAT harbors:
- the LOC140178767 gene encoding uncharacterized protein — protein: MVESERLKFFRCKQPQLRVDKYKCLHENLIIGDVDAARLSKRIILPSTFTSGPRYAGYPSYFITMTCNPEWDEIKKEVTSIGLKAEDRPNILCRVFKIKLDGLIDDLKEEKIFGKILGYDIDKHITAEIPDENERPNLHGAIQNYMVHGPCGPYNKNSPCMKNGSCSKYTDNGQTVKKRECVLDNKFIVPYNPELLLKFGCHIKVEYTCQTSSIKYLFKYVHKGNDCVTVTLYNAGDLSEATQVVDEIRNYYNCRYISACEAVWRLFGYEIQEKEPFVIRLPFHLEDEQPLVSGETSNVNDIVERAISHKSMFLGWMAANMSYPYARSLTYLEFPTKFVWKDDSSKWFPRKKSFAIGRLTHVPAELTMSDDEIKQLCLMDIDNILHSYSKTLKDYPPMPLATEVDSSLLTESVIREDLNFNMDDLKKNASDMLAIATPEQRYAFDKIVTAVYYDEEGFSLCMVMGILEKYFSGTLCLLRFAQGVLKLTKNMRLSVGTTASDQDETEQFGEWLLKVGDGLIGDNMDGESEICLPGDIVIPSSD